In one Komagataeibacter sp. FNDCR2 genomic region, the following are encoded:
- the pbpC gene encoding penicillin-binding protein 1C, with amino-acid sequence MRRTPAVTLTLGLLAAMVLSAGMLWILDRLLPPDLSRLQASALILTERTGARLDGRTSVDGAWRLPLAASQVDPVYMHMLLLTEDRRFYWHPGVDPFSMARAVGQLVTRGHIVSGGSTLAMQASRLLSPHRHSLRGKLLDMARAMQLEWRYGRRGVLDIYLTLTPEGGNIEGIRAASLLYFNHEPDHLARQEAAVLVAIPRHPTTLRPGRHSALALAAARRVLRRTGMGRGVENVPSDAASLPGAAAMPHAAPALLAHAWRAGRRGTVRTTLDGRLQRMLRSVVAARDAPLRGTFAALVVRHDGGVAAWIGGGEHQCPGCAVDLVLARRSPGSTLKPFIYGMAFDRGVLTPRTRISDGRMSLSGYAPHDFDQNFRGETTVADALRQSLNVPAVQALRLIGPDHFLSRLAACGVVPRLPGRDTAPGLAIALGGEGISMHDLATLYSALNHDGQAMVPYFDATGRAPGASLLGRRAAQDVRAILEGTPPPPGTGQWNHVAFKTGTSYGMRDAWAAAVTGPWTIIVWAGRPDGTASPGITGRATAAPLLAHIVSLLEPDGDIMASGVTPRHQAIRYLSPALRQLARPGGPQIILPRPGSEMESRADDGTMTPIGLEAGGGTPPYRWMVNGTGLEVPPGAMPSWLPDGVGYAHISVMDMQGRSAAVDVRIR; translated from the coding sequence TTGCGCCGGACGCCCGCCGTTACCCTGACGCTCGGCCTGCTGGCGGCGATGGTGCTGTCGGCAGGCATGCTCTGGATACTCGACCGCCTGCTGCCGCCGGATCTGTCCCGCCTGCAAGCATCCGCCCTGATCCTGACTGAGCGCACCGGCGCGCGGCTGGACGGGCGGACAAGCGTGGACGGGGCGTGGCGGCTGCCGCTTGCGGCGTCACAGGTTGATCCGGTCTACATGCACATGCTGCTTCTTACCGAAGACCGGCGGTTCTACTGGCATCCGGGTGTCGATCCGTTCTCCATGGCGCGTGCCGTTGGCCAGCTTGTCACGCGCGGCCATATCGTTTCGGGGGGATCGACGCTGGCCATGCAGGCTTCCCGCCTGCTCAGCCCGCACCGTCACAGCCTGCGTGGCAAGCTGCTGGACATGGCCCGCGCCATGCAACTGGAATGGCGTTATGGCCGCAGGGGGGTGCTGGACATCTACCTGACCCTGACGCCGGAAGGGGGTAATATCGAGGGGATCCGCGCGGCATCCCTGCTGTATTTCAATCACGAGCCCGATCACCTCGCGCGGCAGGAGGCCGCCGTGCTGGTGGCCATTCCCCGGCACCCGACCACGTTGCGCCCCGGTCGCCACAGCGCACTGGCGCTGGCGGCCGCCCGGCGGGTGCTGCGCCGCACGGGGATGGGGCGGGGAGTGGAGAACGTCCCGTCCGATGCGGCTTCCCTGCCCGGGGCCGCCGCCATGCCGCATGCGGCTCCGGCGCTGCTTGCCCATGCATGGCGGGCCGGGCGGCGGGGCACCGTGCGTACGACGCTTGATGGCAGGCTGCAACGCATGTTGCGCAGCGTCGTGGCCGCCCGTGACGCACCGTTGCGCGGAACCTTCGCCGCCCTTGTCGTCCGGCATGATGGGGGTGTGGCGGCCTGGATTGGCGGGGGCGAACATCAGTGTCCCGGCTGCGCGGTCGATCTGGTCCTGGCGCGGCGTTCGCCCGGTTCCACCCTGAAGCCATTCATCTACGGCATGGCGTTTGACCGTGGGGTGCTGACACCGCGCACCCGGATCAGCGATGGCCGGATGAGCCTGTCAGGTTACGCACCGCATGATTTCGACCAGAACTTCAGGGGTGAGACAACGGTTGCGGATGCCCTCAGGCAGTCACTCAACGTGCCTGCGGTACAGGCCCTGCGCCTGATCGGGCCGGATCATTTCCTGTCCCGTCTTGCCGCCTGTGGCGTGGTGCCCCGGCTGCCGGGCCGCGATACCGCGCCCGGCCTGGCGATCGCACTGGGTGGGGAAGGGATCTCGATGCATGACCTCGCCACGTTATATTCCGCCCTCAATCACGACGGCCAGGCCATGGTCCCGTATTTCGACGCGACCGGGCGCGCACCCGGCGCCAGCCTGCTTGGCCGGCGCGCGGCACAGGATGTACGCGCCATTCTGGAAGGGACACCGCCCCCACCGGGTACCGGACAGTGGAACCATGTCGCGTTCAAGACCGGCACGTCCTATGGCATGCGTGACGCCTGGGCTGCGGCGGTGACCGGACCATGGACCATTATCGTCTGGGCGGGCCGCCCGGATGGCACGGCCTCCCCCGGCATCACGGGCCGCGCAACGGCTGCGCCCCTGCTGGCGCATATCGTCAGCCTGCTGGAGCCGGATGGGGATATCATGGCATCTGGCGTGACACCCCGTCATCAGGCCATACGCTATCTGTCACCCGCGCTGCGGCAGCTGGCCCGGCCCGGGGGGCCGCAGATCATCCTGCCCCGACCGGGCAGCGAAATGGAAAGCCGGGCTGATGACGGCACCATGACCCCCATTGGCCTGGAGGCTGGCGGGGGAACGCCGCCCTATCGGTGGATGGTGAACGGAACGGGCCTGGAGGTGCCACCCGGAGCCATGCCGTCATGGTTGCCCGATGGTGTGGGTTATGCCCATATTTCCGTTATGGACATGCAGGGCCGCAGTGCCGCTGTGGATGTCAGGATTCGCTGA
- the holA gene encoding DNA polymerase III subunit delta has product MKIEARAINATLQAPGALRAIILHGDDAGLIRERATTAAKAICPDLDDPFRVAVLGREEHDRLEEETTALSLSGGRRVIWVREAGDGLLASLQRSLARASDTLVIMEAPGLASRAKLRAFAEKDRLCGVIGCYPEEGRALEGAIRQMLSAQDVGIDPDALGWMVERAGPDRAATRSEVEKLALFAGKGGRLGLEDVRACVGDAAGVSLEDAAFAAMAGDRRGADAAAERALTTDGSSPVALTRVLLSHIHRLRRARIAMDGGMSRADAMRQLRPPVFFKRTDSFSQALGIWSAAALLRAADETQALELACKQTGSPETVLCLRHVARLCAQAQHDRRRR; this is encoded by the coding sequence GTGAAGATCGAAGCCCGCGCCATCAACGCCACGTTGCAGGCGCCGGGCGCGCTGCGGGCCATCATCTTGCATGGGGACGATGCCGGGCTGATCCGTGAGCGCGCCACAACGGCGGCGAAAGCCATCTGCCCCGATCTGGACGACCCCTTCCGTGTCGCGGTTCTGGGCCGCGAGGAGCATGACCGGCTGGAAGAGGAGACGACCGCCCTTTCCCTGAGCGGCGGGCGGCGCGTGATCTGGGTGCGGGAGGCGGGTGACGGGCTGCTGGCCTCCCTTCAGCGCAGTCTGGCGCGGGCGTCGGATACGCTGGTCATTATGGAAGCGCCGGGGCTGGCGTCCCGCGCGAAGCTGCGCGCCTTTGCCGAGAAGGACCGCCTGTGCGGCGTGATCGGCTGCTACCCGGAGGAAGGCCGCGCGCTTGAAGGCGCGATCCGGCAGATGCTGTCGGCGCAGGATGTCGGCATCGACCCCGATGCGCTGGGCTGGATGGTTGAACGCGCCGGCCCCGACCGGGCCGCCACCCGCAGCGAGGTGGAAAAACTGGCCCTGTTCGCCGGAAAGGGCGGCAGGCTGGGGCTGGAGGATGTGCGGGCCTGTGTGGGAGATGCCGCTGGCGTTTCGCTGGAAGACGCGGCCTTCGCCGCCATGGCGGGCGACCGCAGGGGGGCCGACGCGGCGGCGGAACGGGCCCTTACGACCGATGGCAGCAGCCCGGTGGCGCTGACGCGGGTGCTGCTGTCGCATATCCACCGCCTGCGCCGTGCGCGGATCGCGATGGATGGCGGCATGAGCCGGGCGGACGCCATGCGGCAGTTGCGGCCGCCTGTGTTCTTCAAGCGAACCGACAGTTTCTCACAGGCACTGGGCATATGGTCCGCTGCCGCCCTGCTGCGCGCGGCGGACGAAACGCAGGCGCTGGAACTGGCCTGCAAACAGACCGGCAGCCCGGAGACCGTGCTGTGCCTGCGCCATGTCGCCCGCCTGTGCGCGCAGGCGCAGCATGACCGCAGGCGGCGTTAA
- a CDS encoding LPS assembly lipoprotein LptE, which produces MAHPVRRTGMFCALLVVAGCGFSPMYKTTGTHLGADGKPTVGNVLAELKQVYVPVIKERYGQQLRQFLQQDLSGAGPENPTGYALHINTYIMNEAVDIHADNTSGRTRTTAFAHWRLYTMADEPQLLASGDASVVDGVNNNYEQYFALTLNLENVRTRVARNMAEQITQQVAVWFRTHARPAVSGSATDQNQPRYVDPNSIVNPNNQMPAQQPGADGLPALATGRTDAQLNEQNNEDMDTSTGSVPMDNAPAPTPRERPEPDTSDSEPGGSSGISIGGNENQ; this is translated from the coding sequence ATGGCGCATCCCGTCCGTCGCACCGGCATGTTCTGCGCCCTGCTTGTCGTGGCGGGGTGCGGCTTTTCCCCGATGTACAAGACGACGGGAACCCATCTGGGGGCCGACGGCAAGCCCACGGTCGGGAACGTGCTGGCGGAACTGAAACAGGTTTACGTGCCGGTCATCAAGGAACGGTACGGCCAGCAGTTGCGCCAGTTCCTGCAACAGGACCTGTCAGGCGCCGGGCCGGAAAACCCGACGGGCTACGCACTGCATATCAATACCTACATCATGAACGAAGCTGTCGACATCCATGCCGACAACACCAGCGGCCGCACGCGCACCACGGCCTTTGCCCACTGGCGTCTCTATACCATGGCGGATGAACCGCAACTGCTGGCCAGTGGCGATGCCTCGGTGGTGGATGGCGTCAATAACAACTACGAACAGTATTTCGCCCTGACCCTGAACTTGGAAAACGTGCGTACCCGCGTCGCCAGGAACATGGCGGAGCAGATTACGCAGCAGGTCGCCGTCTGGTTCCGCACCCATGCCAGACCTGCCGTAAGCGGTTCGGCCACGGACCAGAACCAGCCGCGCTATGTCGACCCCAACAGCATCGTCAACCCCAACAACCAGATGCCCGCCCAGCAGCCGGGGGCCGATGGCCTGCCCGCGCTGGCCACGGGCCGGACCGACGCCCAGCTTAACGAGCAGAATAACGAGGACATGGATACTTCCACCGGCAGCGTGCCGATGGACAATGCCCCCGCCCCCACGCCACGCGAGCGCCCGGAGCCCGATACATCGGACAGTGAACCCGGTGGCAGTTCGGGCATCAGCATCGGGGGCAACGAAAACCAGTGA